From the Tenacibaculum dicentrarchi genome, the window TTTAGAAGAGTATCCTTTATTTCAATACCAACCTTATGAGTTGGCATTGTCAAGTAAAATGGTGGAGGTTGTTGAAAAACATCAACTAGAAGTTTTACATGTACATTATGCTATTCCGCATGCTTATGCGGCGTATATGGCGAAGAAAATGCTGGAAGAAAAGAATATTAATATAAAAGTAGTAACCACGCTTCACGGTACCGATATTACGCTAGTTGGAAGCCATCCAACCTATAAAACAGCGGTTGAGTTTAGTATAAATCAATCGGATGAGGTAACTACGGTTTCGAACAGTTTAAAAGAAGATACGCTGCGTTTATTTAATATTGAAAAAGATATTAAAGTAGTTTATAACTTTATAGATGGTGAAAAATATAATACAGCACATCAAGGAGATTGTAAGCGTATCGCTTTAGCAACATCTGAAGAAAAAATAGTAACTCATGTTAGTAATTTCCGTCCTGTAAAACGAACCCAAGATGTTATTGAAATTTTCAATAAAATTCAAAAAGAAGTTCCTTCAAAATTATTGATGGTGGGTGATGGTCCTGAGCGTTTAAAAGCAGAAAATTTAGCGAAAAAATTAAATATTGAAGACAAAGTCTTGTTTTTAGGAAATAGTAATGAAGTAGCTAAAATATTATGTTATTCTGATGTTTTTTTATTGCCTTCGCAAACTGAAAGCTTTGGTTTGGCAGCCTTAGAAGCAATGGCAGCTAGCACGGCGGTTATTTCAACAAATTGCGGTGGTTTACCTGAGGTGAATATCCATGGTAAAACAGGGTATTTAAGTAATTTAGGCGATGTAAATGACATGGCAACAAATGCGATTAAAATTTTAAAAAATGAAGCTATTTTAGCAGAATTTAAAGAAAACGCAAAACAACATATTAAAGTATTTTCGTTAGAAAAGATATTACCAATGTATGAAGATATTTATAAAAAATGTTCTAAGAAATAATCTGTGAAAGAGGTGTTAAGCTAAAAAAAACCAGCAACTTTTTCTATTGAAAAAGTTGCTGGTTTTTTATATGAATCAATAAAAATAAAAAAATTATAAAAACATTTTAGCAACTTTTTCTGCCTTTCTATTTTCTGAATAATCATAAAAACCTTCACCCGATTTTACACCTAATTTTCCTGCATTAACCATATTCACTAATAAAGGGCAGGGCGCATATTTAGGCTTTTTAAAGCCGTCATACAATACGTTTAATATAGATAAACAAACATCTAAACCAATAAAATCAGCTAGTTGTAGCGGCCCCATGGGGTGTGCCATTCCGAGCTTCATTACCGTATCAATTTCAGCAACACCAGCAACACCATTGTACAAGGTTTCAATAGCTTCGTTAAGCATTGGCATTAAAATACGATTTGCTACAAAACCTGGGTAATCGTTTACTTTAACAGGTGTTTTTCCTATTTTTTTAGATAAATCAACAGTGAAATTCAATACATCATCAGCAGTATTGTAACCGCTGATAATTTCTACCAATTTCATAATCGGCACAGGGTTCATAAAGTGCATACCAATTACTTTTTCGGGTCTGTTGGTAACCGCTGCAATTTGTGTAATAGAAATAGAAGAAGTATTGCTTGCTAAAATGGTTTTTTCAGGGCAAACTTCGTCTAATTCTTTAAATATTTTTAATTTCAACGCTAGGTTTTCGGTAGCAGCTTCTACCACTAAATCGGCATTTTGAACGCCTTTTTTGATAGAAGTATGTGTTGAAATATTTTGTAAGGTATTTTTTTTATCTTCTTCGGATATTTTCTCTTTACCAAGCATTCGGTCTAAATTTTTGGTAATCGTAGCAATACCTTTATTTAAAGCAGTTTGAGAAATATCAATAAGTTGAACAGTATATCCGAATTGAGCAAAGGTATGTGCAATACCATTTCCCATAGTTCCAGCTCCTATTACAGCGATGTTTTTCATATTCTTAATGATTTTTTTAATGTGTTATATATAATGAATTTAATTACTATCTATATGAAAACTATATGGAATTCGGTATGTTTTTCCAGCATCATTAAATACAACATAACCTTGGTTTACAATAACATTACCTCCAAAATTATTTACGATATAATCATATTTACTGTTAGATAATTTATTACTTAAAATAGAAGAAGAGTAGGTTTGAAAATTATTCATAAACATGGTAGAAGCAAAAAAAGTTTTCACATCAATATCACTGATTTTTTCTGAAAATTTAACCCTAATTTGACCAGGGAAATAGGTGCTGTTTTTAGCATATAAAATAGCCTCTGTAATTTTTATAGTTGGGTGTAATGGATAATCTTGGGCTGTTGTAATTATTTTTTCTATTGTTTTTGAAGCGATGTAATTATTAAAACCGCTATCACTAACAGTTGCTTTTATACGAACTGTATAGCTTGTGTTGGGCTTTAAATTGTTTAAGTAACGGCTTAATTCAGTAGTAGAGTCATCATAATTATTTAATTCTTTTATTGATATATTATAATAAACTTTTTTGTTTTCATTATTATGAGTATAGCTAACAGGTGTCCAATAAGCAATGGCCGAAGTTCCTAAATTATTACTAAAATTAAGTATTAAATCACCATTTATTTTAGGGTAAGTTATGGTTTTAAATGTAATAGTATTCGAAAAAGTTTCTGTTCCGTTATCGGCAATTGCAACTAATTTAAGCGTATATTGACTAGCTTCTTTTAAGTCAGGAAGTGTACGGTTATCAATGAATGATAAAATATCATGTTCAATAATTTCATCATTTAAATAAAGGTTATATTTAAACGAAACATCATCAGCAACGGTTGGTATTGTCCATTGAATTTCCGTCCAATTCGGTTGAGCTTCTCCTTTTAATGACACTGTAAAATCAGAAGGAGGTGTTCCTAAGGTTTTAAATTCAATCTTTTTAGGTATTGAATCGCCATTTTTTAGCTTGGCAATTACTTTAGCGGTATAATATTTATTCGGTGTTAAGTTTTGTAAAAGATGTGTTGTTTCAGTAGTGTTTTCAATAACTAAGGTTCCGTTTAAATAAATATCATAAGTAATAATATTAGCATCTAAATAATTGACCGTTGAAACATTCCAATCAATATTCGCTGCTGTTTGTGTAATATTTTTAGAAGTTAATGTAAGTTCTTGAAAACTGGTTGCCAAAGCATTAAAGCTAATTTCTTTAAATGTTTGTTTATTTTTATCAGTTGTAGCAATAACTCGTATAATATATTCTTTATAAGGAGCTAAATCGGTTATTTTATAGAAGTTTCCAGCGGTATTTTCGGCAATATTCTCTTTTTTAACTTCACCATTAACATAAATGCTATAGGTTAAAGTTGCTTGATCTAATGTTTTAGGTGTTTTCCAGGTAATAACCGCACTTTCAGAAGTTATTTTGGTGGCTAAAACATTAAAAGATAAAGGATCAGGATAATCGGCGGTTGTAAAAGAAAATATTTTTTCAACGTTGGTATCGAAATTAGTTCTTCCGATAATTTTACCCGAATATTGAGTGTTTGGCGTTAAGTTAGATAATTCAAAAGAGTTCTTTTCATACCCTTTTTTAATTAATTTATCATTTAAATAAATATCAAAAACTGCTGTCGTTTTTTCTCCTGAAATACTTGAATACCATTTAAGCGTTGTGCTGTTAAATTGAATATTTTCAGCATCAATACTATTGATAAATATTGAGCGGTCTTCTTGCTCTTCTTCCGAACAAGAAGTTAAGGAGCTTAAAGCTATAAAAAAGAATAAAATAAAAGATTGTATTGATAAACTTGGTGTGAAGGTTAATTTTTTTTTCATTGATATAATTAAAATTATTTAAAATAACGCCAAAAAGAAGGTTTGTGTTTTATTTTTTAAAGCAGTTAATAATCATGTGAGCTACGCGTAATGCTTCGGTTCCTTGGCGTAAAGAAACAATAGGAGTTGTTTCATTATTAATAGCATTTGCAAATGATTCTAATTCATCTAAAATGGCATTGTTTTTAATAACGTTAGGATTGTCAAAATAAATTTGCTTTTTAACACCTTCGGCATTTTGTAAAATCATAGCAAATTCATCAGGGTTTTCAGGAACTTCTTTCATTTTTACCACTTCGGATTTTTTCTCTAAAAAGTCAACAGAAATATAGGCATCTTTTTGAAAAAACCTACTTTTACGCATGTTTTTCATTGAAATTCTGCTTGCAGTTAAATTAGCAACACAACCATTTTCAAATTCAATACGTGCATTGGCAATATCAGGGGTATCAGAAATTACGGCAATACCACTAGCATGTACACTTTTCACTTTTGATTGTACTACAGATAAAATAATATCAATATCATGAATCATTAAATCTAATACTACAGGCACGTCAGTTCCTCGAGGATTAAATTCGGCTAATCGATGAGTTTCAATAAACATTGGTGTGTTTATCATGTTTTTTACTGCAGTAAAAGCAGGGTTAAAACGCTCTACATGCCCAACCTGTCCTTTAATATGATATTGACTTGCTAATGTTCGAATGGCTTCGGCTTCTTGTACGGTGCTTGTAATTGGTTTTTCAATAAAAATATGCTTTCCTTTTTCTATAGCCTTTTGAGCGCAGTCAAAATGAGATAATGTTGGGGTAACGATATCGATAACATCTACGGCATCTATTAATTCTTCAATAGAATTAAAAAGTTTGTAGCCAAATTCTTGAGCTACTTTTTTAGCATTTTCAGTAAAAGGATCGTAAAATCCTACTAATTCATATTTTTCAGATTCTTGCAACAAACGCAAGTGAATTTTACCTAAATGACCTGCACCTAAAACTCCAGCTTTTAACATAATGTGTTTAATTTTGTGTAATTATTTTTATGTGATTATTTTTGAAATTTCAATAAAAAAACCTCTTTAAATAACCGTGTTTTTAATTTAAAAATTGCTTCGGATGTGCCCAAAAAAGCAATACAAACAAAGATACAATTTTATACATATTTATTACTACTTTTGAAATGTTGAAATTAAATTATTACAGACAATTCATATCAAGTACTATCGTATAGTATCATACATTTTTCATGCTTAAATTTTGTTGATAATTAGCGTGTTATCGATGGTGATATTTTTGTTATAGTATCAAAATTAAATATTATTACAAGTAATGAAAGACACCACTAAGCATCAAGGCTTAAGAAATAAGCTAGCAGTTGTTTTAGCATCAAAAGGAATTACCGATCAAAAGGTGCTAAATGCGGTGCGTAAAATTCCCAG encodes:
- the bshA gene encoding N-acetyl-alpha-D-glucosaminyl L-malate synthase BshA, whose translation is MRIGIVCYPTFGGSGVVATELGMALADKGHEVHFITYNQPVRLDFFSHRLHFHEVVLEEYPLFQYQPYELALSSKMVEVVEKHQLEVLHVHYAIPHAYAAYMAKKMLEEKNINIKVVTTLHGTDITLVGSHPTYKTAVEFSINQSDEVTTVSNSLKEDTLRLFNIEKDIKVVYNFIDGEKYNTAHQGDCKRIALATSEEKIVTHVSNFRPVKRTQDVIEIFNKIQKEVPSKLLMVGDGPERLKAENLAKKLNIEDKVLFLGNSNEVAKILCYSDVFLLPSQTESFGLAALEAMAASTAVISTNCGGLPEVNIHGKTGYLSNLGDVNDMATNAIKILKNEAILAEFKENAKQHIKVFSLEKILPMYEDIYKKCSKK
- a CDS encoding 3-hydroxyacyl-CoA dehydrogenase family protein, which codes for MKNIAVIGAGTMGNGIAHTFAQFGYTVQLIDISQTALNKGIATITKNLDRMLGKEKISEEDKKNTLQNISTHTSIKKGVQNADLVVEAATENLALKLKIFKELDEVCPEKTILASNTSSISITQIAAVTNRPEKVIGMHFMNPVPIMKLVEIISGYNTADDVLNFTVDLSKKIGKTPVKVNDYPGFVANRILMPMLNEAIETLYNGVAGVAEIDTVMKLGMAHPMGPLQLADFIGLDVCLSILNVLYDGFKKPKYAPCPLLVNMVNAGKLGVKSGEGFYDYSENRKAEKVAKMFL
- a CDS encoding fibronectin type III domain-containing protein, whose amino-acid sequence is MKKKLTFTPSLSIQSFILFFFIALSSLTSCSEEEQEDRSIFINSIDAENIQFNSTTLKWYSSISGEKTTAVFDIYLNDKLIKKGYEKNSFELSNLTPNTQYSGKIIGRTNFDTNVEKIFSFTTADYPDPLSFNVLATKITSESAVITWKTPKTLDQATLTYSIYVNGEVKKENIAENTAGNFYKITDLAPYKEYIIRVIATTDKNKQTFKEISFNALATSFQELTLTSKNITQTAANIDWNVSTVNYLDANIITYDIYLNGTLVIENTTETTHLLQNLTPNKYYTAKVIAKLKNGDSIPKKIEFKTLGTPPSDFTVSLKGEAQPNWTEIQWTIPTVADDVSFKYNLYLNDEIIEHDILSFIDNRTLPDLKEASQYTLKLVAIADNGTETFSNTITFKTITYPKINGDLILNFSNNLGTSAIAYWTPVSYTHNNENKKVYYNISIKELNNYDDSTTELSRYLNNLKPNTSYTVRIKATVSDSGFNNYIASKTIEKIITTAQDYPLHPTIKITEAILYAKNSTYFPGQIRVKFSEKISDIDVKTFFASTMFMNNFQTYSSSILSNKLSNSKYDYIVNNFGGNVIVNQGYVVFNDAGKTYRIPYSFHIDSN
- a CDS encoding Gfo/Idh/MocA family protein is translated as MLKAGVLGAGHLGKIHLRLLQESEKYELVGFYDPFTENAKKVAQEFGYKLFNSIEELIDAVDVIDIVTPTLSHFDCAQKAIEKGKHIFIEKPITSTVQEAEAIRTLASQYHIKGQVGHVERFNPAFTAVKNMINTPMFIETHRLAEFNPRGTDVPVVLDLMIHDIDIILSVVQSKVKSVHASGIAVISDTPDIANARIEFENGCVANLTASRISMKNMRKSRFFQKDAYISVDFLEKKSEVVKMKEVPENPDEFAMILQNAEGVKKQIYFDNPNVIKNNAILDELESFANAINNETTPIVSLRQGTEALRVAHMIINCFKK